DNA sequence from the Pseudomonas fluorescens Q2-87 genome:
CACCCTGGCGCCGATGTGGGTGCGCAAGATGCCCAAGCGCAAGGCCGAGGAAATCGCCATGCACTACCTGGAACGCGTACGCATTCCAGAGCAGGCGCACAAATACCCGGGCCAGCTCTCCGGCGGTCAGCAACAGCGTGTGGCCATCGCCCGTGCCCTGTGCATGAAGCCAAAGATCATGCTGTTCGATGAGCCGACTTCTGCGCTCGATCCGGAAATGGTGAAGGAAGTACTCGACACCATGATCGGCCTGGCTGAAGACGGCATGACCATGCTCTGCGTGACCCACGAAATGGGCTTTGCCCGCACCGTGGCCAATCGCGTGATCTTCATGGACAAAGGTGAAATCGTCGAACAGGCCGCGCCGAACGACTTCTTCGACAACCCGCAGAACGACCGCACCAAGCTGTTCCTGAGCCAGATCCTGCACTGATCCGGTCTTAGGCAGTGAAATAAACCCGGACTCGTCCGGGTTTGTTTTTAATGGGCCGCTCAGCAAGCCGTGAGGGTCTCGTGTTCCTTGTGCACCGTCGTTTTGAATTGTCGCAAGTCTGCGTCTTCAGCGAAGGCATGGACATCGGCAAGCAAATGCGGATAGCGATCAAGCAGGCGCATCAGCAAGATCAATGCCTTGGGTGGCACTACCTCGCCGCGCTCGTAGCGGGAAAACGCATTGTGTCCACCGCCCGATAGCAGCAGTACCGCTTCCTTTTGCGATAAATGCAGTTTGCGCCGGACACGTTTGATCTCTTCGCCGATCATTCGCCTGGCCGCGTTGACCAGCTCATCACCTGCGTGGTCGTAGCGATCCGAGCAGCTTGAATCGAGCTCGACTTCGCCGCACATCTGACATTCCCAGCCAGACAAGTCATCGACCCGGCGTTCCAGTCCCTTGACGCTCATGGTTTCGCCGCGACCTTCGAAATGCAACATGCCTTCCGGGGCACCACAGCTGAAGCATTGCTGGTGTTTCATGAGTTTTTCTCCTTGAAGGAAATTACCGGTGGGCCTCCGCTGGGGCGGTACGTCACCTTCAGGTAAATCTGCAGACCGTGTGAATCGGCGTGGTAGACGTCATGCCAGACTCGATGATCGTCATAGGTGGTCATCGATTTGTAGAACTGTTTTCGCTCAAGCCCATGGATGACCTGCTGCATGTCCGAGACGTTTAAACCGAGCGTCCGAGCAGTGTTCTTCGCAGTGCTGGTGAAAGCTTTCCCTTTAAGCCGCCTGACATCTGCCTGTATTGCCGCCAAGGCGTAGTGGGGTGTGTTCTTTTCCATAGAACGGCGTGCCTTGTCCTTAAAATTACCCTCAAAGGGTAATTTTGACTAATCGAAAATCTCGTTTCTTTACCTCCCGTTGACCCTAGGCGGTTGCCGTCCTACGCGAAGCTGACTAACATGTCAGAAAATTCATCCTATGATTGGATGAAAGGATGGGTTCCATGTCAGACATTTCTCCATTAATTAAGCGATCCTTGGTCGATCAAGCCCTGGACCAACTGCGCCAGCGCATCAGCGATGGCGTGTGGGTCGTGGGGCAACGGTTGCCCACCGAGCCCGAGTTGGTGGCCGAGCTGGGTATCAGCCGCAACACCGTGCGCGAAGCCATGCGCGTGCTGGCGTTTTCCGGCTTGATCGAAATCCGCCAGGGCGACGGCAGTTATGTCCGGGCGACGGTGGATCCGCTGGACACTCTCAAGGTGCTGTCTCGCTGTTCATTGGATCAGGCCCGTGAAACCCGGCATATCCTCGAAGTCGAGGCCATCGGCCTGGCTGCGTTGCGGCGCACCGATGATGATTTGCGTGCCTTGCGCCAGGCGCTGAGAACCAGTGGCGAGCATTATCACGGCGATCTGGAGCACTACATCGCCTGCGACCTGGTGTTCCACCGTCTCCTTGTGGATGCCGCGCACAACCCGGCCCTCAGCGAGTTGTATCGCTATTTTTCCAGTGTCATCGGCGCGCAACTGCGCCAGAGCCTCAACATCGTTCCTCGTCATCAACATGTGTTCGACCTGCACGGCGAAATCCTCGACGCCGTCGAACGACAGGATCCGCAACGGGCCAAGGCCCTGTGCCGACAGTTGATCAATGAACCCTGAATCCGAGCGTTCCATGTCCCGCAATCTGTTTGACCGTACCCCTTCGACGGCGCCCAAGCGCGCCGCCGAACTCGAAGAAATGCTGATCGACGCCGAAGCCGACGACGCGCAGGTCCAACAAAGCCATCCGCTGGTGCGCAGGCCCTGGCTATTGCTGCTTGGGCTGATTCTGGTGGCGCTGAACTTGCGTCCTGCGTTGTCGAGCATGGCGCCATTGCTCAGCGAGGTTTCCAAAAGCCTCGGTCTGTCGGCTGCCCAGGCCGGTTTACTGACAACGCTGCCGGTGCTGTGCCTGGGCCTGTTCGCGCCGCTGGCGCCGGTGTTGGCGCGGCGCTTTGGTGCCGAGCGCGTGGTGTTGGGGATTTTGCTGACGCTGGCTGGCGGAATCATTTTGCGCAGTTCTTTCGGCCAGGTCGGGCTGTTCGCCGGCAGTATCCTGGCAGGCGCGAGCATTGGCGTGATCGGCGTCCTGTTGCCGGGTATCGTCAAGCGCGACTTTGCCAAGCAGGCCGGCGCCATGACCGGTGTCTACACCATGGCGCTGTGCCTGGGTGCGGCGATGGCTGCGGGCGCGACGGTGCCCTTGAGCGAGCACTTGGGCGACAGCTGGTCACTTGGCCTGGGTTTCTGGGTGGTTCCGGCGCTGCTGGCCGCGGTGTTCTGGTTGCCGCAAGTGGGTTCCAGGCACGGCGCCCACCAGGCGGCGTATCGGGTGCGTGGCTTGCTGCGTGATCCCCTGGCCTGGCAGGTGACGTTGTACATGGGGTTGCAATCTTCCCTGGCCTACATCGTGTTCGGCTGGCTGCCCTCGATTCTCATTGGGCGAGGCCTGACGCCGACCCAGGCCGGGCTGGTGCTGTCCGGCTCGGTTATCGTGCAGTTGATCAGTTCCCTGGCGGCGCCCTGGTTGGCAACGCGCGGCAAGGACCAGCGCCTGGCGATTGTGATCGTCATGGTCATGGCCTTGGGCGGGCTGTTCGGTTGCCTTTATGCACCCCTTGAAGGTTTGTGGGGCTGGGCCATCCTGCTGGGCTTGGGACAAGGCGCGACGTTCAGCCTGGCGCTCACACT
Encoded proteins:
- a CDS encoding amino acid ABC transporter ATP-binding protein, with translation MSEAIKQPVSPEGIIQMQGVNKWYGQFHVLKDINLNVKQGERIVLCGPSGSGKSTTIRCLNRLEEHQQGRIVVDGVELTNDLKQIEAIRREVGMVFQHFNLFPHLTILQNCTLAPMWVRKMPKRKAEEIAMHYLERVRIPEQAHKYPGQLSGGQQQRVAIARALCMKPKIMLFDEPTSALDPEMVKEVLDTMIGLAEDGMTMLCVTHEMGFARTVANRVIFMDKGEIVEQAAPNDFFDNPQNDRTKLFLSQILH
- a CDS encoding type II toxin-antitoxin system MqsA family antitoxin, coding for MKHQQCFSCGAPEGMLHFEGRGETMSVKGLERRVDDLSGWECQMCGEVELDSSCSDRYDHAGDELVNAARRMIGEEIKRVRRKLHLSQKEAVLLLSGGGHNAFSRYERGEVVPPKALILLMRLLDRYPHLLADVHAFAEDADLRQFKTTVHKEHETLTAC
- a CDS encoding type II toxin-antitoxin system MqsR family toxin, with translation MEKNTPHYALAAIQADVRRLKGKAFTSTAKNTARTLGLNVSDMQQVIHGLERKQFYKSMTTYDDHRVWHDVYHADSHGLQIYLKVTYRPSGGPPVISFKEKNS
- a CDS encoding FadR/GntR family transcriptional regulator, which gives rise to MSDISPLIKRSLVDQALDQLRQRISDGVWVVGQRLPTEPELVAELGISRNTVREAMRVLAFSGLIEIRQGDGSYVRATVDPLDTLKVLSRCSLDQARETRHILEVEAIGLAALRRTDDDLRALRQALRTSGEHYHGDLEHYIACDLVFHRLLVDAAHNPALSELYRYFSSVIGAQLRQSLNIVPRHQHVFDLHGEILDAVERQDPQRAKALCRQLINEP
- a CDS encoding CynX/NimT family MFS transporter — protein: MNPESERSMSRNLFDRTPSTAPKRAAELEEMLIDAEADDAQVQQSHPLVRRPWLLLLGLILVALNLRPALSSMAPLLSEVSKSLGLSAAQAGLLTTLPVLCLGLFAPLAPVLARRFGAERVVLGILLTLAGGIILRSSFGQVGLFAGSILAGASIGVIGVLLPGIVKRDFAKQAGAMTGVYTMALCLGAAMAAGATVPLSEHLGDSWSLGLGFWVVPALLAAVFWLPQVGSRHGAHQAAYRVRGLLRDPLAWQVTLYMGLQSSLAYIVFGWLPSILIGRGLTPTQAGLVLSGSVIVQLISSLAAPWLATRGKDQRLAIVIVMVMALGGLFGCLYAPLEGLWGWAILLGLGQGATFSLALTLIVLRSRDAHVAANLSSMAQGFGYTLASLGPFAVGVVHDLTGGWNALGWIFGLIGLGAIIAGVGAGRALYVGVTSERATDLR